One segment of Tenrec ecaudatus isolate mTenEca1 chromosome 1, mTenEca1.hap1, whole genome shotgun sequence DNA contains the following:
- the PGLYRP2 gene encoding N-acetylmuramoyl-L-alanine amidase, whose product MAHSVLLILLGLLLRLEPGAASSPLLMDLVIKALGDLEQKALATEATSRAFSSLLSVQNTRVHDVFYSFLFERQSLKVIKLGPDSLSPELQGLLERVAQHGIQDGQEHGVVLAPDGSTVAVQPLLAGLEAGLQGRRMVNLPLNSTVFPGDAGTISPGLGVASLDVTSPNGEDAWPEAKVTLPTSVDSLLAITLARDLGLAFLQNTQTQGHPGLGSEGCWDQLSAPQAFTLLEPKASPLTTAFLNGALDGVLLGDYLSRTPEPRPPLSLLLSQYYGAGVAKEPKLRSNFRRQNAAALTSAATLAQEVLGALLLLQRLEPTHPQLQDMNQEQMTRVARHASKEFTEAFLECPAIHPRCRWGAEPYEGEPTPLKLPLGFLYVHHTYIPAPPCTSFAQCATNMRSMQRYHQKDRGWNDIGYSFVVGSDGYVYEGRGWHKVGAHTLGHNSRGFGVAIVGNYTAELPTEAALRAVRDELPRCALRSGYLRPDYKVLGHRQLVNTQCPGEALFNLLRTWPRFAPDVKQNSTRGSP is encoded by the exons ATGGCCCACAGTGTCCTCCTGATCCTGCTGGGATTGCTGCTGCGGCTGGAACCTGGGGCAG CCTCTTCTCCCCTGCTCATGGACCTGGTCATCAAGGCCCTGGGTGACCTGGAGCAGAAGGCATTGGCAACTGAGGCCACGTCTAGGGCCTTCTCATCTCTCCTGTCAGTCCAGAACACCAGAGTCCACGACGTCTTCTACAGCTTCCTATTTGAAAGGCAGAGTCTCAAGGTCATCAAACTGGGTCCTGACTCACTGAGCCCAGAGCTTCAAGGCCTGTTGGAGAGAGTGGCCCAGCATGGTATACAGGATGGGCAGGAGCATGGGGTGGTGTTAGCACCCGACGGCTCGACTGTGGCTGTGCAGCCACTGTTGGCTGGGCTGGAGGCGGGGCTACAGGGGCGCAGGATGGTGAACTTGCCCTTGAATAGCACAGTGTTTCCTGGGGATGCCGGAACCATCTCCCCAGGACTCGGAGTGGCCTCACTAGATGTCACCTCTCCAAATGGGGAAGACGCCTGGCCAGAGGCCAAAGTCACGCTCCCCACTAGTGTGGACAGCCTGCTGGCCATCACACTGGCCAGAGACCTGGGCCTCGCCTTTCTCCAGAACACCCAGACCCAGGGCCATCCAGGCCTGGGAAGCGAGGGCTGCTGGGACCAGCTCTCTGCCCCTCAGGCCTTCACCCTTCTGGAGCCCAAAGCCTCACCGCTCACCACGGCCTTCCTTAACGGTGCCCTGGATGGGGTCCTCCTGGGAGACTACCTGAGTCGGACCCCGGAGCCTCGACCACCCCTCAGCCTCCTGCTGAGCCAGTACTATGGCGCTGGCGTGGCCAAGGAGCCGAAGCTCCGCAGCAATTTCCGGCGGCAGAATGCAGCTGCCCTGACCTCAGCCGCCACTCTGGCCCAGGAGGTGTTGGGGGCCCTCCTCCTGCTACAGAGACTGGAGCCCACACACCCCCAGCTGCAGGACATGAACCAAGAGCAGATGACTCGAGTAGCCAGGCATGCCTCCAAGGAGTTCACCGAGGCGTTCTTGG AGTGCCCAGCTATCCATCCACGCTGCCGCTGGGGAGCGGAGCCCTACGAAGGCGAGCCGACGCCTCTGAAGCTGCCGCTCGGCTTCCTCTATGTGCACCACACGTACATACCCGCGCCGCCCTGCACCAGCTTCGCGCAATGCGCCACCAACATGCGCAGCATGCAGCGATACCACCAGAAAGATCGCGGCTGGAACGACATCGGTTACAG TTTCGTGGTGGGCTCGGACGGCTACGTGTACGAGGGCCGCGGCTGGCACAAAGTGGGCGCTCACACGCTTGGCCACAACTCCCGCGGCTTCGGGGTCGCCATCGTGGGCAACTACACGGCAGAGCTGCCCACCGAGGCTGCGCTGCGCGCCGTGCGGGACGAGCTCCCCCGCTGCGCGCTGCGCTCCGGCTACCTAAGACCTGACTACAAGGTGCTTGGCCACCGCCAGCTGGTGAACACCCAGTGCCCGGGCGAAGCGCTCTTCAACCTGCTCCGCACTTGGCCGCGCTTCGCCCCG GATGTGAAGCAAAACTCTACTAGAGGATCCCCTTGA